The stretch of DNA GCCCGGCCTGATCGTCGCGGCGGTAATCGGGCGGCAGCACGCGCGGATCATCCAGGAAAGTCACGAACAGCTCGCGCACCACGCGGCGCATCTTGGCCGTCATGCGCATCACCTGGTAGTGCCGGTAGAGATTGTCGAAGAGGAACGTCTTGAGCGCGTCGGCTTCGCGCCGCACCGCGTCCGAGAAACCGGCCAGCGGCGGCGCGGCGCGCACGTCGTCGCTGCTGGCCGGCGCATGCGCGGCGATGCGTTCGCGCGTGGTGGCCGTCAGGTCGATGATGAGCGTGTTGATCATGCGCCGTATGGTCTCGTGGACGGCGCGGCGCGGCGCCAGATCCGGGTAATGCTTCACGACGGTGGCATGGTGCCGGGCGAAGAAGGCCACCTCCTGCAGCTGGTCCAGCGAGAGCAGGCCCGAACGCAGGCCGTCGTCGATGTCGTGGTTGTTGTAGGCCACCTCATCGGCCAGATTGGCCAGTTGCGCCTCCAGCGACGGCTGGGTGCGCTCGAGGAAACGCCGACCCACCTCGCCCAGCTGGCGCGCATGCGCCGCCGAACAATGCTTGAGTATGCCTTCGCGCGTCTCGAAGCACAGGTTCAAGCCGTTGAATTGGGCATAGCGTTCTTCCAGCTCGTCGACCACGCGCAGACTCTGCAGATTGTGCTCGAAGCCGCCCGTATCGGGCGCCAGTTCGCGCATGCAGGCGTTGAGCTCGTCCTGCCCGGCATGGCCGAAAGGCGTGTGGCCCAGATCGTGCGCCAGCGCGATGGCCTCGATCAAGTCTTCGGAAAGCCCCAGGCTGCGCGCCACGGTGCGGGCGATCTGGGCCACTTCCAGGCTATGGGTGAGCCGCGTGCGAAACAGGTCGCCCTCATGGTTCACGAAGACCTGGGTCTTGTATTCGAGGCGGCGAAAAGCCCCGCAGTGAATGATGCGATCGCGATCGCGCTGGAATTCGCTGCGGTTGGACGCCGAGGGTTCGTCATGCCTGCGCCCGCGGGTGCGGGCAGGATCGCAGGCATAGGGCGCCAGGGCCGGGAACGATGCGGACATCGTCACGCCCTCAGCCCGTGGTGCAGGCCAGCGTATCGCGCACCGCCGCCTCGGGCGCCGCGCGGGTGACCGCCTGGCCGATGCGCGGCAGCATCACGAACTTGATCTGGCCGTCCTCGGTCTTCTTGTCGACCTGCATCAGCGCGAGCCAGCGCTCGGCCCCCAGGTCGGGCGCCGCGACGGGGCAGCCTATGTCGGCCACCAGCTTGCGCACGCGGGCCACGTCGGCCGCCGGCAGGCCGGTCACGCGGGCCGACAGCTCGGCCGCCTGCACCAGGCCGCAGCCCACGGCCTCGCCGTGCAGCCACTGGCCGTAGCCCAGGCCCGATTCGATGGCATGGCCGAAGGTGTGGCCCAGATTGAGAATCGCGCGCAGGCCCGACTCGCGTTCATCCTTGCCCACCACCTGCGCCTTGAGTTCGCAGGAGCGGCGGATGGCGTAGGACAGCGCCTCGCGGTCAAGCGCGCGCAGCCTGGCCGCGTTGATTTCGCACCAGGACCAGAACTCGGGGTCGAGGATCAGACCGTACTTGATGACTTCGGCCAGCCCGGCCGAAATCTCGCGCGCCGGCAGCGTCGCCAGCGCTTCGGTGTCGATCTCCACGGCCAAGGGCTGGTAGAAGGCACCGATCATGTTTTTGCCCAGCGGATGGTTCACCGCCGTCTTGCCGCCCACCGAGGAATCGACCTGCGCCAGGAGCGTGGTGGGCACCTGCACGAAACGCACCCCGCGCATGTAAACGGCAGCCGCAAAGCCGGTCATGTCGCCGATCACGCCGCCGCCCAGCGCCACCAGCACGCAGCGCCGGTCGCAGCGGTTCTCGAGCAGGGCGTCGAAGATCAGGTTCAGCGTCTGCCAGTCCTTGTGGATCTCGCCGTCGGGCAGCTCAACGGTGATCACGCGCCGGCCGGTACGTGCCAAGGCCGTCCTCGCCCGGTGCGCGTACAGCGCGCCCACGGCAGGATTGGTGACGATGACGATGGACGTGGCATCGGCCGCAATGCTGGCATCGAGCAGATCGAGCCGGCCCGCGCCGATATGGATGGGGTATTGCCCGCCGGGGGTATCGACGTGGACGACAGTCGTCATGGGGCGATCTCGAAGTTGTTCAGCCGGGTCAGCACGTGTTTGACCACCGAGCTGACCGAAGAGGCGCCGGTGTCGATGATCAGATGCGCGGCTTCGCAGTAGAGCGGATCGCGCGCCGTCATCAACTGGCGCAGGGTGGCGCGCGGATCCGGCGTGGCCAGCAGCGGCCGGCTGCGGTCGCGCGAGGTGCGGCGAAACAGCTCGTCCAGCGTGGCGCGCAGATAGACCACCAAACCGCGCTCGCGCAGCAGGCTGCGGCTTTGATCGGCCAGGATGGCGCCGCCGCCGGTGGCCAATACGATGTCGCGCCGTTGGGTACACTCCTGCAGGGTCTGTGCCTCGCGCCGGCGGAATCCGGTTTCGCCTTCGATCTCGAAGATCACCGGCACCCGCACGCCGCAGCGCGCTTCCAGCTCATGGTCCAGATCCAAGAATTCGCGCCCCAGCACCCGGGCCAGGCCACGGCCGATGGTGGTCTTGCCCGCACCCATCATGCCCACCAGGAACAGCGGCCGGCCGTCGGCCAGGCAGGCGGGTGGGCTGGCGACGACGCAAGGCGCGCCGGATTCGCACGACACGTCGGGCTCGGGCGCCCCGCCGATATTCACTTGCCTATTCATAGCCGCAATTATCCCATTGCGGCGCCAGTTGTGCGATTACCACAGCCCGGACTATTTGTTACAGAACCCGAACGCGCCCCGTCCGATGGGGATTCAGATCAAAAGTAAAATCGCCGCGATGCGCACCCGTCAAACTTCCTCCAAGCAAGAACCGCAGCCCGCATCGGCAGGCCCCTGGATCTTGCGGTTCATCCTCAAGGCTTTCATTTTCTTCGGCGGCCTGGGCCTGTGCGGGGTGCTGCTGGGGTCCATGGCCATGGCCCTGGCCTGGCCCAATCTGCCCGATCTGCACGCCATGACCGACTACCGGCCGCGCATACCGCTGCGCGTGTACACGGCCGACCACGTGCTCATCGGCGAATTCGGCGAAGAACGCCGCGACGTGCTGCGCTTCTCGGAAATCCCCGATCTCATGAAAGCGGCCGTGCTTTCGGCCGAGGACGACCGCTTCTATCAGCACGGCGGGGTGGAATGGACAGGCGTGATCCGCGCGGCGATCACCAACCTGGTCACGGACTCCAAGGCGCAGGGCGCCAGCACCATCACCATGCAGGTGGCGCGCAATTTCTACCTCTCGTCCGAGAAGACCTATTCGCGCAAGTTCTACGAACTGCTGCTCACCTTCAAGATCGAATCGCAGCTCTCCAAGGACCAGATCCTCGAGCTGTACATGAACCAGATCTACCTGGGCCACCGCGCCTACGGATTCGCGGCCGCGGCGCGCACCTATTTCGGCAAGAAGCTGGCGGACCTGACGCCGGCCGAGGCCGCCATGCTGGCGGGCATTCCCAAGGCGCCTTCGCGCTTTAACCCGCTGTCCAACCTCAGGCGCGCCGAGGTGCGCCAGCATTACGTGCTGGGCCGCATGCTGGCATTGGGCTACCTGACGCCGGCCGAATACCAGAGCGCGATGGCACAGAAGATCGTGACGCGATCGAGCGCCGGCACGGCTCCCGGAAGCTTCAAGGTGCATGGCGAATACGTGGCCGAGCTGGCGCGCCAGCTGCTCTACAACATCTACCACGACGATCTGTATTCGCGCGGCATCAATATCTACACCACCGTGCGAGCCAAGGACCAGGAACTGGCCTACCAGTCGCTGCGCAACGGCGTGCTCGAATACACGCGCCGCGCGCCCTATCCCGGCCCGGAAGAAAACATCGACCTGCCGGCCAACGTCGAGCAGGATCCGCAGAAGCTGGACGACATCATCGACGCCGTGATCGAGAAGTACCCCGACAGCGGCGACGATCTGCTGACCGGCGTGGTGCTCTCGGCCAGCCCGACGCAGATCACGGTGGCGCGCAGCGCCAAGGAGATCATCACCGTCAGCGACAAGAAGGCGCTCCTGACCGTGGCGCGCGCGCTGGGCGACAAGGCCAAG from Bordetella sp. FB-8 encodes:
- the aroB gene encoding 3-dehydroquinate synthase; translated protein: MTTVVHVDTPGGQYPIHIGAGRLDLLDASIAADATSIVIVTNPAVGALYAHRARTALARTGRRVITVELPDGEIHKDWQTLNLIFDALLENRCDRRCVLVALGGGVIGDMTGFAAAVYMRGVRFVQVPTTLLAQVDSSVGGKTAVNHPLGKNMIGAFYQPLAVEIDTEALATLPAREISAGLAEVIKYGLILDPEFWSWCEINAARLRALDREALSYAIRRSCELKAQVVGKDERESGLRAILNLGHTFGHAIESGLGYGQWLHGEAVGCGLVQAAELSARVTGLPAADVARVRKLVADIGCPVAAPDLGAERWLALMQVDKKTEDGQIKFVMLPRIGQAVTRAAPEAAVRDTLACTTG
- a CDS encoding shikimate kinase; its protein translation is MNRQVNIGGAPEPDVSCESGAPCVVASPPACLADGRPLFLVGMMGAGKTTIGRGLARVLGREFLDLDHELEARCGVRVPVIFEIEGETGFRRREAQTLQECTQRRDIVLATGGGAILADQSRSLLRERGLVVYLRATLDELFRRTSRDRSRPLLATPDPRATLRQLMTARDPLYCEAAHLIIDTGASSVSSVVKHVLTRLNNFEIAP
- a CDS encoding deoxyguanosinetriphosphate triphosphohydrolase; translated protein: MSASFPALAPYACDPARTRGRRHDEPSASNRSEFQRDRDRIIHCGAFRRLEYKTQVFVNHEGDLFRTRLTHSLEVAQIARTVARSLGLSEDLIEAIALAHDLGHTPFGHAGQDELNACMRELAPDTGGFEHNLQSLRVVDELEERYAQFNGLNLCFETREGILKHCSAAHARQLGEVGRRFLERTQPSLEAQLANLADEVAYNNHDIDDGLRSGLLSLDQLQEVAFFARHHATVVKHYPDLAPRRAVHETIRRMINTLIIDLTATTRERIAAHAPASSDDVRAAPPLAGFSDAVRREADALKTFLFDNLYRHYQVMRMTAKMRRVVRELFVTFLDDPRVLPPDYRRDDQAGQARAIADYIAGMTDRYAIREHRRLFEINPQN
- a CDS encoding penicillin-binding protein 1A, which gives rise to MRTRQTSSKQEPQPASAGPWILRFILKAFIFFGGLGLCGVLLGSMAMALAWPNLPDLHAMTDYRPRIPLRVYTADHVLIGEFGEERRDVLRFSEIPDLMKAAVLSAEDDRFYQHGGVEWTGVIRAAITNLVTDSKAQGASTITMQVARNFYLSSEKTYSRKFYELLLTFKIESQLSKDQILELYMNQIYLGHRAYGFAAAARTYFGKKLADLTPAEAAMLAGIPKAPSRFNPLSNLRRAEVRQHYVLGRMLALGYLTPAEYQSAMAQKIVTRSSAGTAPGSFKVHGEYVAELARQLLYNIYHDDLYSRGINIYTTVRAKDQELAYQSLRNGVLEYTRRAPYPGPEENIDLPANVEQDPQKLDDIIDAVIEKYPDSGDDLLTGVVLSASPTQITVARSAKEIITVSDKKALLTVARALGDKAKPGVRITRGSVVYVHKDPDGNWEVINYPAVQAALVVLTPNDGAIRAMVGGFDFYRGNFNRVTQAWRQPGSNIKPFIYAAAIERGFSTATQISNEPFFLTAAQTGSKPWAPKNYGDEYEPMLTLRQALYKSMNMVTVRIMQAIGPAYAQQYLTRFGFDKSRQPAVLPMALGAGTVTPLQLAAGYSVFANGGYRVTPYLIDKVTDSDGKVIMQAKPNQAGDESIRAIDPRVDYIVNNLLEGVATYGTGARAHAVLKRTVAGKTGTTNDSMDAWFSGYTSGLEATAWLGYDQPKSLGARETGGGVALPIWLGYMQDAVKDLPMPTPRPRPDGVLEVNNELYLSDYPPGQAVASLGLGGNPQDAPPQQDTLGDFLSNLAGSSKAGH